One region of Pseudoalteromonas sp. R3 genomic DNA includes:
- the hisF gene encoding imidazole glycerol phosphate synthase subunit HisF, whose protein sequence is MLSKRIIPCLDVKNGQVVKGVKFKQHEVVGEILELAQAYSHAGADELVFYEISASVEKRLLDVNWVRDIARYIDIPFCVAGGIKSVADAAKVLEQGADKISINSPAIARPELIKELHDEFGKQCVVVGIDSFFDASTGEYLVYQLTGDPNSASQTRYKTSEWVQRVQELGAGEIVLNCMNQDGVRKGYDIEQLSNIRAQCDVPLIASGGAGTMQDFVDVFQQAEVDGALAASVFHKQLIEIDALKQFLSDNKVPCRL, encoded by the coding sequence ATGTTATCAAAGCGTATAATTCCCTGTCTCGACGTAAAAAATGGCCAGGTCGTTAAGGGTGTTAAGTTTAAGCAGCATGAAGTCGTAGGTGAAATCCTTGAGCTAGCGCAAGCATATAGCCACGCAGGCGCCGATGAACTTGTGTTCTATGAGATCAGTGCCAGCGTTGAAAAACGCTTACTCGACGTAAACTGGGTTCGCGACATTGCACGTTATATTGATATTCCTTTTTGCGTCGCAGGTGGCATTAAATCCGTGGCAGATGCCGCAAAGGTACTAGAACAAGGTGCTGATAAAATATCCATCAACAGCCCGGCAATCGCTCGACCAGAACTGATCAAAGAACTTCACGATGAGTTTGGTAAGCAATGTGTAGTAGTTGGAATAGACAGTTTTTTTGATGCCAGCACCGGCGAATATCTGGTATATCAGCTAACCGGCGACCCGAACAGCGCAAGCCAAACGCGTTATAAAACCAGTGAATGGGTGCAGCGTGTTCAGGAACTTGGGGCCGGAGAAATTGTACTCAACTGTATGAACCAGGATGGCGTGCGTAAAGGCTACGACATCGAGCAACTAAGTAACATTCGTGCGCAATGTGATGTGCCGTTAATCGCTTCCGGCGGTGCTGGCACTATGCAGGATTTTGTCGACGTCTTTCAACAGGCAGAAGTTGATGGTGCGCTAGCGGCCAGTGTGTTCCACAAACAACTCATCGAGATAGATGCCCTCAAACAATTTTTATCAGATAACAAGGTACCTTGCAGATTATGA
- the hisIE gene encoding bifunctional phosphoribosyl-AMP cyclohydrolase/phosphoribosyl-ATP diphosphatase HisIE: MKLTPENLTSLDFDKMSLIPAIVQDAQSGVILMQGFMDLAALKTTFEKGLVTFYSRSKQRLWTKGEESGNVLNLVSAYTDCDRDSLLLLATPAGPTCHLGTQSCFGNARPAISFLSELERVICERKDADPEQSYTASLFAKDLSRSCQKVGEEGVEVALAAMKQDQDELCNESADLLYHLIVLLQRSGLTLEQVTQTLSQRHK, translated from the coding sequence ATGAAACTCACACCGGAAAATCTTACCAGCTTAGACTTCGATAAAATGTCGCTGATCCCTGCCATTGTTCAAGATGCACAGAGCGGTGTTATTCTGATGCAAGGGTTTATGGACCTGGCAGCTTTGAAAACAACCTTTGAAAAAGGGCTGGTTACTTTTTATTCGCGATCCAAACAACGTCTTTGGACCAAAGGTGAAGAATCAGGAAACGTCCTGAATCTGGTTTCAGCCTATACCGACTGCGATAGGGACAGTTTATTGCTACTAGCAACCCCAGCTGGGCCCACCTGTCATCTTGGTACACAAAGCTGTTTTGGCAACGCTCGACCGGCCATTTCCTTTTTGTCTGAGCTAGAGCGGGTTATTTGTGAGCGTAAAGACGCAGATCCTGAACAAAGCTATACCGCGTCTTTGTTCGCAAAAGATCTTAGCCGAAGCTGTCAAAAGGTCGGAGAAGAAGGCGTAGAGGTGGCGCTCGCGGCGATGAAGCAGGACCAAGACGAATTATGCAATGAGTCTGCTGACTTGTTATACCATCTGATTGTACTATTGCAGCGCAGCGGCTTAACTTTGGAGCAGGTAACACAAACGCTTAGTCAGCGTCATAAATAA
- a CDS encoding YkvA family protein — MSIEINFELSDADLAHFRSMMNATIEKSQGLSDEEIISKAKELVNNMEKSNLPEFVRTRMMSLAALIDAVQDEEWQMPEDEKREIMLSLAYFSEPEDIVPDNVPVLGYIDDAIMIELVLQELSLDLSAYRQFCGFRATEEARRGDAAKVDRESWLAGTRSQIRSSMRRNRSSTKKSRFFSRIM, encoded by the coding sequence GTGTCAATTGAAATCAACTTTGAATTATCCGATGCCGATCTGGCGCATTTTCGTAGCATGATGAATGCGACCATCGAAAAGAGCCAAGGTTTAAGCGACGAAGAGATCATCAGCAAAGCCAAAGAGCTGGTCAACAACATGGAGAAGTCTAACTTACCTGAGTTTGTACGTACCCGCATGATGTCACTTGCTGCGCTTATCGATGCGGTGCAAGATGAAGAATGGCAAATGCCCGAAGATGAAAAGCGCGAAATTATGTTATCTCTGGCCTATTTCAGTGAGCCTGAAGACATAGTACCAGATAACGTCCCTGTGCTTGGTTACATCGATGACGCGATTATGATTGAGCTGGTACTGCAAGAACTTTCTCTGGATCTGAGCGCTTACCGCCAATTCTGTGGATTTCGGGCAACCGAAGAAGCACGTCGCGGTGATGCCGCTAAAGTCGACCGTGAAAGTTGGTTAGCGGGCACGCGCTCCCAAATCCGCTCTTCTATGCGCCGTAACCGCTCAAGTACCAAGAAGTCTCGCTTCTTCTCGCGCATTATGTAA